The following coding sequences are from one Mycolicibacterium aichiense window:
- a CDS encoding alpha/beta fold hydrolase, translating to MSKPAARWMLLHGTPLDPSIWDAVRAQLPADSIAPDLNRPQAGGLLQQHVAAAVLNDEPDDAPLIVVGHSLGGQVAMEMALLAPHRIRRLILVCTRDIPVPEFHAAARALRAGAALDVEATIARWFTTAEIADGGPVVQGVRRRLTAVSPSAYATALEALATYDRRAEVGRIQSPAALLCGRLDRGCTPEVMSTLAADLPDARLQIVDAWAHMSAFVQPADFAQWLLNAAE from the coding sequence ATGTCGAAACCCGCAGCGCGATGGATGCTTCTGCACGGCACACCGCTCGACCCCAGCATCTGGGATGCGGTCCGTGCCCAGCTGCCTGCCGATTCGATTGCCCCCGACCTCAACCGACCGCAAGCCGGCGGTCTGCTCCAGCAGCATGTCGCCGCCGCGGTGTTGAACGACGAGCCTGATGACGCGCCGCTGATCGTGGTCGGGCACTCCCTGGGCGGTCAGGTGGCCATGGAGATGGCTCTGCTTGCGCCGCACCGCATTCGCCGATTGATCCTGGTGTGCACGCGCGATATCCCAGTGCCCGAGTTTCATGCTGCGGCACGGGCATTGCGCGCAGGAGCGGCGCTCGATGTCGAGGCCACGATCGCGCGCTGGTTCACCACAGCCGAGATCGCGGACGGGGGCCCGGTGGTCCAGGGTGTCCGCCGCCGCCTGACAGCGGTGTCACCGTCGGCCTATGCGACCGCACTGGAGGCGCTGGCAACCTACGACCGCAGGGCGGAGGTGGGCCGGATTCAGTCGCCGGCCGCCCTGCTCTGCGGTCGACTGGATCGTGGATGCACGCCCGAGGTGATGTCGACACTGGCGGCTGACCTGCCCGATGCCCGCCTTCAGATCGTCGACGCGTGGGCCCACATGTCTGCGTTCGTCCAGCCCGCCGACTTCGCGCAGTGGTTGCTGAACGCCGCGGAATGA
- a CDS encoding cellulase family glycosylhydrolase, whose translation MAKSTARAAAADPKEPVKSAELALATVVGALETSAPQSRSARAAAAEPVAAVTTTNASAVAHISAPTNLTAVFQQLVYTPLHVIVQAWIASEIGRQVDDFINSAAGSYVIGNGADGTDANHNGGAGGWLLGDGGAGWNSTEAGVAGGAGGRAGALGNGGAGGTGGAGADGGAGGAGGQLMGVGGAGGNAGAAVVGAVGGRGGAGGDATGLIFGVGGHGGVGGDGTDGGRGGNGGNGATFLGSGGDGGNAGKSGVGGASVGLPALGGAGGSAGWLGNHGAVGNSGAQAAAAPATGSVPPLSQIGTWLTNGAGQAVLLHGVNEVYKLAPYEPSASGFDEQDAQFLADNGFNVVRLGVIWAGVEPQPGVINTAYLDSIKATVQMLADHGIYTVIDMHQDLYSGTFYGEGAPEWASDGGGRPNKNSGFPGNYYVNGALGHAWDAFWGNADAPNNIGLLDNYALSWQHVASYFAGNSAVIGYDIMNEPFPGSNYPVALLGGSFFVAQQLTPMYNQVTAAIRSVDGTTPLYLEPPNPAVTEVPTLLGIPVALLGRVADPNYVLAFHNYCGPIGGALCTKIANTLAVQAENYSKHHNVPAMMNEFGATSDIATLTKEMRSGDRYFMSWAEWAYTGAGDITGSPDVEGLVYDPTKPPVGDNVNTGNLLTLASPYPQLVSGTPKSWSFTNGTFTFGYSTAKVDGSGTFAEGALTTISVPAVEFPNGYQVTVTGGHVVSADNAAQLVVASDSGATTVNVVVSPAP comes from the coding sequence GTGGCGAAGTCGACTGCCCGGGCTGCCGCCGCTGATCCCAAAGAGCCGGTGAAGTCCGCGGAACTTGCCCTGGCCACCGTGGTCGGCGCGCTGGAAACCTCAGCTCCGCAAAGCAGGTCCGCCCGCGCCGCAGCCGCGGAACCGGTCGCAGCCGTAACCACAACGAATGCCTCGGCGGTGGCGCATATTTCGGCACCGACGAATTTGACCGCGGTTTTTCAGCAGCTGGTCTACACCCCGCTGCACGTCATCGTGCAGGCCTGGATCGCCAGTGAGATCGGCCGCCAGGTCGACGACTTCATCAACTCCGCTGCCGGGTCCTACGTGATCGGCAACGGCGCCGATGGCACCGATGCCAACCACAACGGGGGAGCCGGCGGGTGGCTTCTCGGCGACGGCGGCGCCGGATGGAACAGCACCGAGGCCGGCGTAGCAGGAGGCGCAGGTGGTCGAGCCGGCGCACTGGGTAATGGCGGAGCCGGTGGAACCGGCGGTGCAGGGGCTGACGGCGGCGCGGGCGGTGCCGGCGGGCAGCTCATGGGAGTCGGCGGCGCAGGCGGTAACGCCGGCGCCGCTGTGGTCGGCGCCGTCGGTGGACGCGGGGGTGCCGGCGGCGATGCAACGGGCCTGATCTTCGGCGTCGGTGGACACGGTGGCGTCGGCGGTGACGGGACCGACGGCGGACGGGGCGGTAACGGCGGCAACGGCGCGACGTTCCTCGGCAGCGGCGGCGACGGTGGCAATGCGGGCAAGAGCGGCGTGGGCGGAGCCTCTGTGGGTTTACCGGCGCTCGGCGGCGCCGGCGGCTCCGCGGGCTGGCTCGGAAACCATGGCGCTGTCGGCAACTCGGGTGCGCAAGCCGCAGCCGCGCCCGCCACCGGCTCGGTACCGCCGCTGTCGCAGATCGGTACCTGGCTCACCAACGGTGCCGGGCAGGCCGTCCTCCTGCACGGCGTCAACGAGGTGTACAAGCTGGCGCCATACGAACCGTCCGCCAGCGGCTTCGACGAGCAGGACGCACAGTTCCTGGCCGACAACGGATTCAATGTGGTCCGGCTGGGCGTCATCTGGGCCGGTGTGGAGCCGCAGCCGGGAGTGATCAACACCGCGTACCTCGACTCGATCAAAGCCACCGTCCAGATGCTGGCCGACCACGGCATCTACACCGTCATCGACATGCACCAAGACCTCTACAGCGGCACGTTCTATGGCGAGGGTGCCCCGGAGTGGGCATCCGACGGCGGGGGACGGCCCAACAAGAATTCCGGGTTCCCCGGCAACTACTACGTCAACGGTGCTCTCGGACATGCCTGGGATGCGTTCTGGGGCAACGCCGATGCGCCGAACAATATTGGGCTGCTGGACAATTACGCGCTGAGCTGGCAGCACGTAGCCAGCTATTTCGCAGGCAATTCCGCGGTCATCGGCTACGACATCATGAACGAACCGTTCCCCGGCTCGAACTATCCCGTTGCGCTGCTCGGCGGCTCGTTCTTCGTCGCCCAACAACTGACCCCGATGTACAACCAGGTCACTGCCGCCATCCGTTCGGTGGACGGCACGACACCGCTCTACCTCGAGCCCCCCAATCCCGCGGTCACCGAAGTCCCGACCCTGCTCGGCATCCCGGTCGCACTGCTCGGCCGCGTTGCTGATCCGAACTACGTCCTGGCGTTCCACAACTACTGCGGCCCGATCGGTGGCGCGCTGTGCACCAAGATCGCCAATACGCTTGCGGTGCAAGCCGAGAACTATTCCAAACACCACAACGTCCCGGCGATGATGAACGAGTTCGGCGCCACCAGCGACATCGCCACGCTGACCAAGGAGATGCGCTCCGGCGATCGCTACTTCATGAGCTGGGCCGAATGGGCGTACACCGGAGCCGGTGACATCACCGGGTCGCCGGATGTCGAGGGGTTGGTGTACGACCCGACCAAACCGCCGGTCGGCGACAATGTGAACACCGGCAATCTGCTGACCTTGGCGTCGCCCTACCCGCAGCTGGTGTCGGGCACGCCCAAGTCCTGGTCGTTCACCAACGGCACCTTCACGTTTGGCTATTCCACCGCCAAGGTCGACGGTTCCGGAACGTTCGCCGAAGGTGCCCTGACCACGATCTCGGTGCCGGCAGTGGAGTTCCCGAACGGCTACCAGGTGACTGTGACCGGCGGCCACGTCGTCTCGGCGGACAACGCCGCCCAACTCGTCGTCGCTTCCGATTCCGGTGCGACCACGGTCAACGTCGTGGTGAGCCCCGCCCCGTAA
- a CDS encoding FAD-binding oxidoreductase yields the protein MSAQMSRQEFVRRAVGGLAGAALLGACRTVTPRAVSSPGPPDWAGLRGRLDGSLFLPSDPQYAAAKSTFNSRFDGSAPAAVLAAASVADVQKAAAFASSNHIGVSVRSGGHSYIGASSLPASLVIDLRQLPGGVDAGSDTMTVSPATDLDSVQTALASRGRSIPSGSCPTVAVAGLALGGGLGSDARLHGLTCDTLVSAALVLPSGEMLSASADDHPDVFWALRGGGGGNLGVVTSMTFRTFPVTDRDVVTVAFPMDAAAAVIVGWQRWQQAADRDIWGMVNITVGDGPGRCTVILATPPGRGPAVAGDMVAAAGSSASSIRTRTLARMDFVHYFEGGDAARVPRAFVAGSDIIGEMTSAAAESIVTAMAAWPAGAGSATAVVESLSGAVGDVDPAASAFPWRRQAASVQWYTEARSDAAADWLTAAHQALGSASVGGYINYPESGDPLERYLGPNLQRFNAIRHTYDPTGVMLSGIGG from the coding sequence GTGTCGGCGCAGATGTCCCGCCAGGAGTTCGTCCGGCGGGCAGTGGGCGGGCTGGCGGGCGCGGCCCTCCTGGGCGCGTGCCGCACCGTCACACCCCGCGCGGTGTCGAGTCCTGGCCCGCCGGACTGGGCAGGTCTGCGCGGCCGACTCGACGGCTCGCTGTTCTTGCCCTCCGACCCGCAGTATGCGGCGGCGAAGAGCACCTTCAATTCCCGCTTCGACGGCTCCGCACCGGCGGCTGTTCTGGCGGCTGCCTCCGTCGCGGATGTGCAGAAGGCGGCGGCGTTCGCATCGAGTAACCACATCGGGGTGAGCGTGCGCAGCGGCGGGCACTCCTACATCGGTGCGTCGTCGCTCCCTGCCTCGTTGGTCATCGATCTGCGCCAACTACCCGGTGGCGTCGACGCGGGCAGCGACACGATGACGGTGTCTCCCGCGACAGACCTGGATTCCGTGCAGACCGCACTCGCGTCTCGCGGCCGGTCGATTCCCTCCGGCAGCTGCCCGACGGTTGCCGTCGCGGGACTGGCGCTGGGCGGCGGTCTGGGCTCGGACGCCCGGCTGCACGGACTGACCTGCGACACGCTGGTCTCGGCGGCACTGGTACTTCCCAGCGGCGAGATGCTGTCGGCCTCCGCCGACGACCATCCCGATGTGTTCTGGGCGCTGCGCGGTGGCGGGGGCGGCAATCTCGGCGTAGTGACGTCGATGACGTTTCGCACCTTCCCCGTCACCGATCGCGACGTTGTCACTGTCGCGTTCCCGATGGACGCCGCCGCCGCAGTGATCGTCGGCTGGCAGCGGTGGCAGCAGGCGGCCGATCGCGACATCTGGGGCATGGTCAACATCACCGTCGGGGACGGCCCCGGCCGCTGCACGGTCATCCTGGCAACGCCGCCGGGCCGCGGGCCCGCGGTCGCCGGGGACATGGTTGCCGCAGCCGGGTCATCGGCATCGTCGATCCGAACCCGCACGCTGGCACGGATGGACTTCGTGCACTACTTCGAAGGTGGCGACGCCGCCCGAGTGCCGCGCGCGTTTGTCGCGGGCTCCGACATCATCGGCGAAATGACCTCGGCGGCAGCGGAATCCATCGTCACCGCGATGGCGGCATGGCCGGCCGGCGCGGGTTCGGCAACGGCTGTGGTGGAGTCGCTGTCCGGGGCGGTCGGCGACGTCGATCCGGCGGCAAGCGCCTTCCCATGGCGGCGGCAGGCGGCCTCCGTTCAGTGGTACACCGAGGCCCGCTCCGATGCGGCAGCCGACTGGCTCACCGCAGCACACCAGGCGCTGGGATCGGCATCAGTAGGGGGCTACATCAACTACCCCGAAAGCGGCGACCCGCTCGAGCGGTACCTCGGGCCGAACCTGCAGCGGTTCAACGCCATTCGCCACACCTACGATCCCACCGGGGTGATGCTGTCGGGTATCGGCGGGTGA
- a CDS encoding nitroreductase family deazaflavin-dependent oxidoreductase gives MTENAELSPTDWVREQTEQILKQGTTEGVHIMDRPVVLFTTTGAKSGKKRYVPLMRVEENGKYAMVASKGGDPAHPSWYFNVKANPTVTAQDGETTVTLTAREVSGEEREHWWKLAVEAYPPYAEYQTKTDRLIPVFVLE, from the coding sequence ATGACTGAGAACGCGGAGTTGAGCCCCACTGATTGGGTGCGGGAGCAGACCGAACAGATTCTGAAGCAAGGCACCACCGAGGGCGTCCACATCATGGATCGCCCGGTCGTGCTGTTCACCACCACCGGAGCCAAGTCCGGCAAGAAGCGCTACGTACCGCTGATGCGCGTCGAGGAGAACGGCAAGTACGCGATGGTCGCCTCCAAGGGCGGCGACCCGGCGCATCCGTCGTGGTACTTCAACGTGAAGGCCAATCCCACGGTGACCGCCCAGGACGGCGAAACCACCGTGACGCTGACCGCCCGCGAGGTCTCCGGCGAGGAGCGCGAGCACTGGTGGAAGCTGGCCGTCGAGGCCTACCCCCCGTACGCCGAATACCAGACCAAGACCGATCGTCTGATCCCGGTTTTCGTACTGGAGTAG
- a CDS encoding D-2-hydroxyacid dehydrogenase family protein, whose amino-acid sequence MTVDTARVQVAVLDDYQNVALTMTDWSAVSGRADITVFNDHVSDPDELVARLAPFDVIFVMRERTPLPRSIIERLPNLKMIASTGPFNASIDMAAVDDHGIHVGTTGGTVASTVELTWALILAGARNLVTEARSVRDGGWQTGVGRELSGRVLGVLGLGRIGARVARIGEAFGMDVIAWSENLTPEAAAEAGATYVGKDELFSRSDVLTIHMKLSERSTGLVGAAELAQMKPTALLVNTSRGPIVDEAALVHALGSTTITAALDVFDTEPLPDGHPLRTLDNVIATPHIGYVADRPYRIFFRDAVAAIGEWLDRNQ is encoded by the coding sequence ATGACCGTTGATACCGCGCGCGTGCAAGTGGCAGTCCTCGACGACTACCAGAACGTGGCGTTGACGATGACCGATTGGTCTGCAGTCTCCGGGCGCGCCGACATCACTGTCTTCAATGACCACGTCTCCGATCCCGACGAACTCGTGGCGCGGCTGGCACCGTTCGACGTCATATTCGTGATGAGGGAGCGAACCCCCCTGCCGCGCAGCATCATCGAACGCCTGCCGAATCTGAAGATGATCGCCTCCACGGGCCCGTTCAACGCCTCCATCGACATGGCGGCCGTCGACGACCACGGCATCCACGTCGGGACCACCGGCGGCACCGTTGCCTCCACGGTCGAACTGACCTGGGCTCTCATTCTGGCCGGCGCCCGGAATCTGGTCACCGAGGCGCGGTCGGTGCGCGACGGAGGCTGGCAGACCGGGGTGGGCCGTGAGCTGTCCGGACGGGTTCTGGGCGTCCTCGGGTTGGGCCGCATCGGTGCCCGCGTCGCCCGCATCGGCGAGGCGTTCGGCATGGACGTCATCGCCTGGAGTGAGAACCTCACCCCGGAGGCGGCCGCCGAGGCCGGGGCGACCTATGTCGGCAAGGACGAGCTGTTCAGCCGATCGGATGTGCTGACGATCCACATGAAGCTCAGCGAGCGTTCCACCGGCCTGGTCGGTGCGGCCGAGTTGGCGCAGATGAAGCCAACGGCATTGCTGGTCAACACTTCTCGGGGCCCGATCGTGGACGAGGCGGCGCTGGTCCACGCGCTGGGATCCACCACCATCACGGCCGCGCTCGACGTCTTCGACACCGAGCCGCTTCCGGACGGGCATCCGCTGCGCACCCTGGACAACGTCATCGCCACCCCGCACATCGGCTACGTCGCCGACCGCCCGTACCGCATCTTCTTTCGCGATGCCGTCGCCGCCATCGGGGAGTGGCTCGACCGCAATCAGTAG
- a CDS encoding amidohydrolase family protein, producing MASIEDLQSNLSFTTAKTGADRTVTFLPEPERAERFYTVISVDDHIVEPPDTFEGRVPRKFADQAPRVVDTEDGGQTWMYDGKSLPNVGFNAVVGRPVSEYGFEPARFDEMRRGAWDIHARVKDMDVNGVYASLNFPSFLPGFAGQRLQQVTTDRDLAMASVRAWNDWHIEAWAGAYPDRIIPCQLPWLLDPDVGAQMIYENAERGFHAVTFSENPALLGLPTIHSGYWEPMMAACAETGTVVNLHIGSSGTSPSTTDDAPPDVPGVLFFAYAISAAVDWLYSGVCTRYPDLRICLSEGGIGWVAGLLDRLDHMLSYHEMYGTWKRLGETLTPAEVFTRNFRFCAVEDQSSFVQYDRIGADNIMLEADYPHCDSTWPHTQRTIREQISGLPDDIIRKVTWENASRLYQHPVPPAVQQDPNAY from the coding sequence ATGGCTTCCATCGAGGATCTGCAGTCGAATCTGAGCTTCACCACCGCCAAGACCGGCGCCGACCGGACCGTGACATTTCTGCCGGAACCTGAACGCGCCGAACGGTTCTACACGGTCATCTCGGTCGACGATCACATCGTCGAACCACCGGACACCTTCGAGGGCCGGGTGCCGCGCAAGTTCGCCGACCAGGCGCCGCGGGTGGTCGACACCGAGGACGGCGGCCAGACCTGGATGTACGACGGGAAGTCGCTACCCAACGTCGGATTCAATGCGGTGGTCGGCCGGCCGGTGTCGGAGTACGGCTTCGAGCCCGCCAGGTTCGACGAAATGCGCCGCGGCGCTTGGGACATCCATGCCCGGGTCAAGGACATGGACGTCAACGGCGTGTACGCGTCGCTGAACTTCCCGTCCTTCCTGCCGGGCTTCGCCGGCCAACGGCTGCAGCAGGTGACCACCGATCGGGACCTGGCGATGGCGTCGGTGCGGGCTTGGAACGACTGGCACATCGAAGCGTGGGCCGGGGCCTACCCGGACCGGATCATCCCCTGCCAGTTGCCCTGGCTACTCGACCCCGACGTCGGCGCACAGATGATCTACGAGAACGCCGAACGCGGGTTCCACGCCGTGACATTCAGCGAGAATCCGGCGCTGCTCGGGCTGCCGACCATCCACTCGGGCTACTGGGAGCCGATGATGGCCGCCTGCGCGGAGACGGGCACTGTGGTGAACCTGCACATCGGCTCGTCGGGAACCTCGCCGTCGACCACCGATGACGCCCCGCCCGACGTGCCGGGTGTGCTGTTCTTCGCCTACGCGATCAGCGCGGCCGTCGACTGGCTGTACTCGGGAGTCTGCACGCGGTATCCAGACCTTCGAATCTGCCTGTCGGAGGGCGGGATCGGCTGGGTGGCGGGACTGCTGGACCGCCTCGACCACATGCTGAGCTACCACGAGATGTACGGGACCTGGAAGCGCCTCGGTGAGACGCTGACGCCGGCGGAGGTGTTCACCCGCAACTTCCGGTTCTGCGCGGTCGAGGACCAGTCGTCGTTCGTGCAGTACGACCGGATCGGAGCGGACAACATCATGCTCGAAGCGGACTACCCACATTGCGACTCGACGTGGCCGCACACCCAGCGCACCATCCGCGAACAGATCAGCGGGCTGCCCGACGACATCATCCGCAAGGTGACATGGGAGAACGCGTCGCGGCTCTACCAGCACCCGGTGCCGCCGGCCGTTCAGCAGGATCCGAACGCCTACTGA
- a CDS encoding class II aldolase/adducin family protein: protein MSTPEVRRGGLGVWAPSTVPPIGVDLTDEQKMAIAFRHLADIGFAENMAGHITWQPDGPRSEMYVNPWGLWWQELTASDICVVDEDGHVVRGRWDVTPAIHLHTEIHRQRPDARVVIHNHPYYVSLIAALGMLPELVHQTGALFLDDMYLVEKYDGEIDAPWRAAELAGQIGSANLVILANHGVIATGHDLAAAVYRAVSIERVCRLAYDVLVSGREPSKMNHGDLVGMQASLIERAADVYWAGAARMTIKADRGVLD, encoded by the coding sequence ATGAGCACACCGGAAGTGCGCCGGGGCGGCCTGGGAGTATGGGCGCCCTCGACAGTGCCGCCCATCGGTGTCGACCTCACCGACGAGCAGAAGATGGCGATCGCGTTTCGCCACCTCGCCGACATCGGCTTCGCGGAGAACATGGCCGGCCACATCACCTGGCAACCTGACGGGCCTCGCTCCGAGATGTACGTCAACCCGTGGGGGCTGTGGTGGCAGGAGCTCACCGCATCCGACATCTGCGTCGTCGACGAGGACGGGCACGTGGTCCGCGGCCGCTGGGATGTCACCCCGGCCATCCACCTGCACACCGAGATCCACCGGCAGCGACCCGACGCACGGGTGGTGATTCACAACCACCCGTACTACGTCAGCCTGATCGCCGCGCTGGGAATGCTGCCCGAACTCGTCCACCAGACCGGGGCGCTGTTCCTCGACGACATGTATCTGGTGGAGAAGTACGACGGTGAGATCGACGCTCCCTGGCGCGCAGCCGAACTCGCCGGCCAGATCGGGTCGGCCAACCTGGTGATCCTGGCCAACCACGGCGTGATCGCCACCGGGCACGATCTGGCCGCGGCGGTCTACCGGGCGGTGTCCATCGAACGGGTGTGCCGACTGGCCTACGACGTGCTGGTCAGCGGGCGCGAGCCGTCGAAGATGAATCACGGCGACCTGGTCGGCATGCAGGCGTCGCTGATCGAACGTGCCGCCGACGTGTACTGGGCCGGCGCGGCGCGCATGACCATCAAGGCCGACCGCGGCGTGTTGGACTGA
- a CDS encoding class I adenylate-forming enzyme family protein: MADDPAAATSAEAAQYRAAGWWTDTTLSECVRRNAARSPVKTAYIDFTLDRPDRALTWSEFDNAATNLAVRLQRLGIAPGDRVAVWHGDSIAIHVLLVAIERCGAVSVGLGARAGVREAAQIMRTAQPSLLVSDEGRAAHAAQAAADVSVPIVVIGAGELTIDTAPGSMAELSPVGPDDAFLINSTSGTTGLPKCVVHNQNRWHYFHQKAVANGELTADDIFLPVIPTPFGFGIWTSHTTPIYLGATTVRIERFDAAATCAAIERHRATVLCCVSTQLMMILANDASREHDLSSLRVVFTGGEPLPYTQAAQFEELTGVTILQFYGSNETGMLSATTVDDSLHHRLRTAGRIVPEMQVRLFDGDDDVTKSGRGQPACRGPALSLGYLGGTDHDKLYTKDGWMRMGDICELDDDGYLVLAGRTSDFILRGGKNISAVAVEEVVASHPAIAVAAAVAMPDPLFGERVCVFAELKNPGDTLVLTDLVEHLLRQGVSKELLPERLEVLDELPRSSGGKIAKGQLRENIRSILEQS; the protein is encoded by the coding sequence ATGGCTGACGACCCCGCCGCCGCGACCAGCGCCGAAGCGGCGCAGTACCGGGCCGCCGGCTGGTGGACGGACACGACGCTGTCCGAGTGCGTACGCCGCAACGCCGCGCGCTCCCCCGTGAAGACGGCGTACATCGACTTCACCCTCGACCGCCCGGACCGGGCGCTGACCTGGTCGGAATTCGACAACGCCGCGACCAACCTGGCCGTGCGGCTCCAGCGTCTGGGCATAGCGCCCGGTGACCGGGTGGCGGTCTGGCACGGCGACAGCATCGCCATCCACGTCCTGCTGGTGGCGATCGAGCGCTGCGGCGCGGTGAGCGTCGGTCTTGGGGCGCGCGCCGGCGTCCGCGAGGCCGCGCAGATCATGCGGACCGCGCAGCCGTCGCTTCTGGTCAGCGACGAGGGGCGTGCGGCTCATGCCGCGCAGGCCGCTGCCGACGTGTCGGTGCCGATCGTGGTAATCGGGGCCGGCGAGCTCACCATCGACACCGCTCCGGGTTCCATGGCCGAGCTCTCACCAGTAGGCCCTGATGACGCCTTCCTGATCAATTCCACCTCGGGCACCACCGGACTGCCGAAATGCGTAGTCCACAACCAGAATCGATGGCACTACTTCCACCAGAAAGCGGTCGCCAATGGTGAACTGACCGCCGACGACATCTTTCTCCCCGTCATCCCGACACCGTTCGGCTTCGGGATCTGGACCTCCCACACGACACCCATCTACCTCGGGGCGACCACCGTGCGCATCGAGCGGTTCGACGCCGCGGCGACGTGCGCCGCCATCGAACGCCACCGAGCGACCGTGTTGTGCTGTGTGAGTACGCAATTGATGATGATCCTGGCCAACGACGCCTCGCGCGAGCATGACCTGTCCAGCCTGCGGGTGGTGTTCACCGGCGGTGAGCCTCTGCCGTACACCCAGGCTGCGCAGTTCGAGGAACTGACCGGTGTCACGATCCTGCAGTTCTACGGTTCCAACGAGACCGGCATGCTCAGCGCCACCACTGTCGACGACTCACTACACCATCGGCTGCGGACCGCCGGACGCATCGTGCCCGAGATGCAGGTCCGGCTCTTCGACGGCGATGACGACGTCACGAAATCCGGTCGGGGACAGCCTGCTTGCCGCGGACCTGCGCTCAGCCTCGGCTACCTGGGCGGCACCGATCACGACAAGCTGTACACCAAGGACGGCTGGATGCGGATGGGCGACATCTGCGAGCTGGACGACGACGGCTACCTGGTACTGGCGGGACGAACCTCGGACTTCATCCTGCGCGGCGGCAAAAACATCAGCGCGGTCGCGGTGGAAGAGGTCGTGGCCAGCCACCCTGCCATCGCGGTGGCCGCCGCCGTGGCCATGCCCGATCCCCTGTTCGGGGAGCGGGTGTGCGTGTTCGCCGAACTCAAGAATCCCGGTGACACGCTCGTGCTCACCGACCTCGTCGAACACCTGCTGCGTCAGGGAGTCTCCAAAGAGCTGCTGCCTGAACGGCTCGAGGTACTCGACGAGTTGCCGCGGTCGTCCGGCGGCAAAATCGCCAAAGGCCAACTCCGCGAGAATATTCGATCGATACTGGAGCAATCATGA
- a CDS encoding FadR/GntR family transcriptional regulator: MSEPTIQFRRLAEQVADQLRRRILLGELADGSILPKEDELLREFPVSKPSLREAMRILEAEGLLRVRRGKLGGAVVRRPNAANVAYTIGLVLGSQDVSLSDVGGALRQMEPACAALCAERADRDHTVVPALRELHTEAVEAADDFQRAISASRRFHEALVALCGNQTMIMLAGALETLWSAHEQGWSTRVSDDGIVPVDERLAVLEEHRQVIDAIEAGDARRAHDLAAAHLITAQHYPGSAGMVDPAMVRHWDH, translated from the coding sequence GTGTCAGAACCAACGATTCAATTCCGCCGCCTCGCCGAGCAGGTCGCTGATCAACTGCGGCGGCGAATTCTGTTGGGCGAGCTGGCCGACGGCAGCATCCTTCCCAAAGAGGACGAACTGCTGCGCGAGTTCCCGGTGAGCAAGCCGTCGCTGCGCGAGGCGATGCGCATCCTGGAAGCCGAAGGACTGCTGCGGGTGCGGCGCGGCAAGCTCGGCGGCGCGGTGGTGCGCCGCCCCAACGCCGCGAACGTCGCCTACACGATCGGACTGGTGCTCGGCTCGCAGGACGTGAGCCTGTCGGATGTGGGCGGGGCGTTGCGGCAGATGGAGCCGGCGTGCGCCGCGTTGTGCGCCGAACGGGCCGACCGCGATCACACCGTCGTTCCGGCACTGCGTGAACTGCACACCGAAGCGGTCGAGGCCGCCGACGATTTTCAGCGTGCGATTTCGGCGAGCCGTCGCTTCCACGAAGCGCTGGTCGCCCTGTGCGGGAACCAGACCATGATCATGCTGGCCGGAGCGCTCGAGACGCTGTGGTCGGCGCACGAGCAAGGCTGGTCGACCCGGGTGAGCGACGACGGCATCGTCCCCGTCGACGAGCGGCTGGCGGTCCTCGAGGAGCACCGGCAGGTGATCGACGCGATCGAGGCCGGCGACGCTCGCCGTGCTCATGACCTCGCCGCCGCGCATCTGATCACGGCCCAGCACTACCCCGGTTCGGCGGGAATGGTCGACCCCGCGATGGTGCGGCACTGGGATCATTGA